The Mycobacterium sp. EPa45 genomic interval GGTCGGCCCTGTTGGCGAATTCGTCGACGGGGAATGGGCGCCCTTCCGCCACACTCATCACGAACACCGGTCGGTGGGGCCCGTCCACCGCCCGCTCGGGCGCTGACACCACCACGGCGGCCGCACCGTCGGTCTCCAAACTGCAATCGAACAGGCGCAGCGGCGTGCTGATCGGAGGACCGTCGAGATACTCTTGCATGGTCAACGCGCGGTCGCGCATGACTGCGTTCGGGTTGAGTTGCGCGTTGGCGCGAAACGAAACTGCTACGGCCCCCATCGCTTCGGGCGGTATTTGGTACGTCCGCATGTATCGGTCCGCGATGAGCGCGTACTGGTGCACAGCCGATACCGCACCTTGTGGGGCGTAGTAATCGCGAACAACTTTGCCTATCGCCATGTCGGGCCCCGATGCCATCCCCCTGGCGCGCGGCCCAGAGTATCCACACCAGCCCGCCGGGATGAGGACATGGCGGGCGGCGCCCGACCATACCGCCATCACCGCGGTTGCCAGCCCTGCCACACTTGCCGCCCCTCCGGTATGGGAGGTCACCGCGTAGCGAACATGTTTCAGGCCCAGGTTCGCGATGAGATCCTCGGCTGTTCCGCCATTGATCGGACAGATGAGGCCGTCGATCTCGCAAGCCGACAACCCGGCATCCACGATCGCGGCTTGGGCCGCCTCGACTTGCAGGTCGAGCTCAGTTTGGGACGCGGGGCCCCCACGACGGTAGGCCGTGTGACCCACGCCGCTGATGCAGGCTTTGTCACGTGGCCAGGTCAAGGCCCAGCAACCTTGTCTTCGACGTCAACGGACCCGACTACGCCGCCGGCTACCAGCGCCTCATACCGCGAGTCGGCCAAACCGAGCCACTCAGTGAGCACGCGTCTGCCGTCGATGCCCAGGCGGGGTCCGGTGCTGCGCACCGAGCCGGGAAAGTTCGTCAGCCGCGGCACCACCCCGGTGACACGGACCGGACCCAAATCCTCGTCAGCGACCTCGACAACGCTCTGGCGGGCCGCGAACGTCGCACTGGTGAACATCTCTGCGGGCGTGAAGATACGGGCGGCCACGACACCCGCACTCGCGCATGCTTTCTCGACAAAATCGGAGTCGTTGTCAGCGAACCACTGGCGAACCATCTCGCCGAGCTCGTTGCGGTGCAACATCTGCAGTTCCTGGGTCGCGTACTTCGGATCAGTGCGCAGGGCTATGCCGCCGACCAGGTCGAGCAGGCACTGCACCGACCGGACCGTGCCGGAAGCGACCGTGTACCACACCCCATCACGACTGAGATAGGTGTCTGACACCGGCGACGGGCTGACCTGGAACTCGTTGCCGTGGCGCTCAGCAACGAATTTCAACTGGTCATACAGGATGACCTGCCAGTCGATGCCACGGAACAGTGATTCGTAGAGAGCCAAATCGATGCATTCACCGTTGAAGCGATTCCCGATCGATTCACGTTTGAACAGTGCTCCGGCAACAGCGAATGCACCCATGATTCCTGTCGTGACGTCGCCGAGGGAGAAACCGAAATGTGTCGGCGGCCGGTCGGGGTGTCCGGTGATCTGCACCGCTCCGCTCATGGCCTCGCCGACCCGGCCGTATCCCGGCTTTGCGCTCTCGGGGCCGATCTGGCCATACCCAGAAATTCGCAACATGATCAGCCGTGGGTTCGACACATGCAGGTCCGCCCAGCCCAGGCCCCAACGCTCGAGCGTGCCCGGGCGGAAGTTCTCGATCACTACGTCCGCTTGTTCGACCATTTGTCGCACCAACGCTTGACCCTCGGCGACGCGCAGATCGATAGCGACGCTCGACTTGTTCCGCGCCGCGGACTTCCACCACAGGTGCACTTCGTCTTTCGTGGGACCGGACCGCCGCAACATGTCGCCAGAGCCGGGGTCTTCGATCTTGATGACCTGAGCCCCGAAGTCACCCATCAGCGAGGCGGCGAAGGGCGCCGCGATCACGTGACCCAACTCGAGGATCGTCAGACCGTCAAACAAACTCTCCATATTCGCGGACACATGTCTCCTTTGGTGCGGCGGCCTAGCAATCCACTTCGCCCCGCCGGTAGCGGGCTACGCCGATGGGTCGATCAGAATCTTGATGTGTGCATCGCGGTTGGCGCGCAGCTCTTCGAAACCTCGACTCACCACCGCGTCCAAGGGCAGTTCGTCGGTGATGAGGTCACTTGGGTTGATTGCCCCTGTGGCGATGAGGTCAAGAATCTCTGGAACCTGCCATTGTGCTTCGTAACAGAAGGAGAAGCCGATTTGCGCTTCGCGCATGACGTTTCGGTTGATATCGATGCCGGCCGGCCCCTCCCAGATCGCGACGACGATCAATCGGCCCCGGGGACGCAGAACGGCCAACGCCACGTCAAGTGCCGGTTGCACACCGGCAGCGTCGAAAGACACGTCGATCCCGTGGCCCGTCGTCGAGGTCGCCACCACCTCGAGGGGATCCTCGGCCAGCGGGTCGATGACGCACGTGGCCCCGATTTGCTGGGCAGCCGCGCGGCGCGACGCGGACACCTCGCTGACGATGACCTGGCTCGCACCTACGGCAAGGGCGAACTGCACCAGGGCCAGACCGATGGGACCGGCGCCGGCGATGAACACCGTCTCACCCGCTGCCAGCCGACTTCTGCGCACGGCATGGTAGGCCGACGCGATCGGTTCAACGACGGCAGCTTGGGCAAAACTGATCTCCTCGGGGATCGGGAACAACGCCTTGGCGGGCAGCGCCGCGTAGCGGGCCAGAGCCCCGTTGACCGCGAAACCGATGAAACCGACGTCGACGCACAGCGCTTCTGCGCCCTGCTCGCACGGGCCGCATCGGCCGCAACCGAAGACCCCGACCCCGCACACGCGGTCGCCTTCGGCCAGCCTGTCTACCTGCGACCCGGTAGCGACGACGGTGCCGGAATATTCGTGCCCCATGATGACCCCTGGGGAGGCATGCATTGGACCGGCGAGGTACTCATGCAGGTCAGTTCCACAGATCCCCGCGCGGGCTATCTCGATGACCACTTCACCGGGAGCCGGGCTCGGATCGCGAACCTCCTCGATCCGCACCTCTTCACGGCCGTGATAAACAGCTGCGCGCACCTACCAACCCTTCACTGATGTCACTTCGTGAACTCGTCGAAACGTCGGCCTCGATATGAACGGACGGCATCAACCGCTCCGGGCGCACCGCGCCTGCCCAACTGGACCACCGGCTGTTGACGACGAGGGACGAGCCGACCGGCGCCTCAGATCCAGAACGAGAGGTTGTGCGTGGGCAACGTGGTGTGGTCCAAGAGAATTTCTCGCCGCGCCAGTTTCCAGCCCGTTTCCTCACGACGAATAATGTCTTGGCGCTCTGCAGAGATCGTCTCCGACTTGGCCTCGTCCGCGCGCGTGCGCACCAGCAGCGCATTCGACGTCACCTGATAACCACCACTGTCCTCACCCTGTCTGACCCTCACATTAGTGATGAAGTGCCGGATCCGGGAGGGCGGATCCTCAGCCCAATCCGACAACGTCTGGTGCCGCAGGACACGCATCTGCAGACTCGTGTAGTTATCGCTCAAGTGCATCGAGTGATCGGAAAACCCGGATCCACCCGCCCTGCGCAGCGTCTGACGGACGCGCGCCAGATAAAGCACGTCCGATGTCAACACGCCAAGCCACGCCTCGTGCTCATCACGATCAAGCAGCTCGGCCTCGTGAAAAAGGAAATCTTCGATTTCGTCCCGCACGTCGCGCGAAACGCTGGCAGCACGAGACGACTCCTGTGGCAGCGTTGACGTCATACGTTCTCATCCCTTCTCGGAGTGGCCATATAGTCGAAGTACTGTTTCCAGTACTCGCGCTGATTTTGCTCGGCGTAGCCACTCGCCAACGGTCGTCCCGGACCCAGCCACGTGGGATCAGGCGCCAAATTGTCCAATCCCATCTCGAGGTTCAGCTCGATTCCGCCGGCCAACTCGCCCCGCGTTCCCTTGGTGATGGCCTGAAATATTTCAGCATCATCCTGCTCGAAAACACCTGCCACCCCGAACGTGCGAACATAAGTCTCAAACGACTGCTGCTTGAAATCCTCTGGCGCACTGCGCTCCACGAAAAACCAGGACCACACCTCCATCCGACCCGCGTCAAGTGGGCGCCACTGCCGCAACGTCAAGATGGGGACCGGCATGGACTGTCCGTCCTTGGCGATGAAGGCGTTCAAGAAGGACAAATTCGGGAAGACGTTGCCATGAATGAACATGGTCCGTTTCAACATCTCGCCATGCACCTCGTCCTCATAACCCTGACTCAGGCGGGCCACGATCTCCTCGGGATACCCCATATACGGCGGTGCCGGTATGCCCGGCGGCGCGCCCAAAACTCCTGCGCCGTGCCCGCCCGACAGACTCACATGGGCCGGTGAAACAGCCACATTGTCGGGCGGCAACAACCCCAATTCGCACATCGAGCGGTGAGTCATCACCGTGTGATAACCATCGCCGACAAAGTTATCGGCGCCTGTCTTCCAGTTCGCATCGATAACCCACCGCTGAGGCGCCCCCCATGCCTGAACACCTTCCGGGCTCTTCTTCATCATCAGATCGATGTACCAGCGCATATCTCCGAGATACTCATCTAGCCCCGGTGCCTCGTCCGAGACGCACCCGAACACAAGGCCCGCATACGAATCCAGCATTGGCACGGCGCGCAGCCCCAGCCGACTCTTGTCGAACGCCGCGCCGTAGACGGCTTGCTGTGCAGGAATCGCGATCAGATCGCCGTTGTTCCGATATGTCCACCCGTGGTACGGACACTGAAATGCCGATTCATTCCCAGCTTCGGTTCGGCACACCAGCGTGCCACGGTGCCGGCATGAGTTAGACATCGCCCGGACCGTCATATCCTGCTGGCGCGCAACGATAATCGAGTTGTCGGCGATATAACGCACCACATAATCGCCCGCGTTGGGAATCTCATCCTCATGGCACAGAAATTGCCACGTTCTTCCAAAGACCCGGGCTATCTCGAGCTTATACAGGGCTTCATTAGCGATCAGAGACGCGGGAAGGCGACCCTTGAGGACTGAGCCCCGCGCATTCTCCAACAGTCTCATGGTCTTCGCATCAAGGGCCATCGATGTCACTTCGGCGCACCTTACCTATCGATATGCGCCCGAAAAGGGCGTAGTTAGTGGCGACTTCATAGTGATGTAGGTAACAGTTGGAGCTTACACAGGATGACAACTGTCTGCAAGCTATAATTTAGGGCGTCGCGGTACCTGTACGTGCTGACGTCCAGGATCCAATCCCACGGACCGGCCCGGCAATCCGACATGCGGGTACACGAGATAGACACTCTCGACAAGCGAGCACGTCGATCTATTGGCAACCAGGCCCCGCCATCGACCGCGCTACACCCCCAGTCGTATCCCCGTCAGATCGCAGTTCCCGACACCGACGCCGAGGTGGTGATTGTCACCGTCCACGCGAGCATCGAGGTGGCGGAAAAGAAATGCGAATCAGCAGCCAGACTCACTGTCAGCAACGCGATCTCGGAGCTGTCCACGCGAGTGAGCGCCGATTTTGCCTGTCAGCTCTCGCAGCACCGTCAGTTCGTTATTGTCCAGCGCCGCAACCGCTTCGGGCGCCGGGTCGTCGATCGCATTGATCGTAGCCACCATCGCCCAGCCGCCGTCAGTCAGCCATACCATCTTGCGTCGCCGGTTGTCGGCAACCATCTGGCGCATCACCAGGCCGCGGTCCTCCAGATCGTTGACGGCCACCGTGGCGGCGGGTGCGTCTATGGCCACGGCGCGCGCGACCTCTGTGAGGGTCATCGACCCACGAGCCAGTCGGAGCAGGATCCGGATACGGCTGAACGGTAGACCCGTCCGGTCGACAGCCGCTCGCCTCCAGCTGCCACTGTTGTCGGCGACCAGCGCGGCCATCCCCCGCCATACCTCATCCGCCAGCGAATTACGCGACACCGGTAGCCTCCCGTCGCGGGTCGCCTCCCGCGATCAGCGGCGCTAGCTTTTCAGCCGAGCGCAGCGCGCGTCCCGACGTCGAGTAGACGCCGATCGCAAAGATCAGCACACCGACTCCAGCGAACACTAGCCACAGCGGCCGAGCGGCGGCCGCGAAGTCGACCTTGGCGTCGCCGAGTGCCGGGCTCACGACTGAACCGCAAAGGGCCACACCGATGCTCACGCCCACCTGTCGACTGGTCGATGCGACTGCCGAGGCCGCACCGGCACGGTCGGTCGGCATACCGCTGACGGCCGTGTTCGTGATCGGTGCGTTCACCATCGAAGTACCAACGCCGATGATCCCGAAGGCGACCAGAAGCTGCCATAGCGCAGTAGCGTCGCTCGACTTTGCCAGCATTAGCGTGCCGGCAGTGATGAACACCCCGGCGATCATCAGCGACGGTCTGGCACCGAATCGCCCCACCAGCCGACCAGAGACAGGCGAGAAGATGAGTGCGGTACCGGCGACGGGCAGAAACATCAGCCCGGTGTGGACTGCCGAGAGCCCGCGCTCCCCTTGCAAATACAGCGACATCATGAACAGAAACGCGCCCCACAACGCGAACGCGCATACAGCGATAGCCGTCGCCGAAGAGAAGGGGATGCTGCGGAAGAATCGCAGGTCGACGAACGGGTCGAGGCGGCCTGACTCGTAGCGCAGGAACAGCGTGAACGCCAGCGCTGCAAGACAACCGATAACGGAAACGCGGGTGTCGGTCCAGCCCATCTCTGGCCCTTCGATGAGCACGAACACTAGTCCGAAGAGGAAGGCCATGCCCAGGGCCAGCCCAATCACGTCGACATGTCGCATGGTGGCCGAGTTGGATTCCGGAACGAAGATCGCGGTCAACATTATCGCCAGCAAGCAGATCGGCACGTTGATCCAGAACACTGCGCGCCAATCGACATACTCGATGAGCAATCCGCCCACGATCGGACCGAATGCCATCGAGATGCCAACGACGCCGCCCCATATGCCGATTACTCGCGCGCGCTCCACCTTGCCCGTAAACACTTGCGTGACGATCGACAACGCAGCGGGGGTGAGCATCGAACCGCCAATGGCCTGCAGGAAGCGCGCGCCGATCAACGTCTCGACATTAGGGGCCGCGCTGCACACCAGCGAGGCCAATGCGAAGACCGTCAACCCGATCTGGAATATGCGCCGCCGGCCGAATCGGTCGGCCATGGCACCCGCGAGCAGCAAGAGCGAGGCGATCATCAAGGTGTAAATGTCAAAGACCCATTGCATTTGCGCAGGCGACGCCGATAGGCCGGCGCGGATGCTTGGGATTGCGACGTTGACGATGGTCGCGTCCAGCGAGACGATGAGAACACTCATGCAGCAGGACGCCAAGACGATGGCCTTGCGCCGCGCGCTCGGCGCTCCGACTTCATTCACGCGGCTGTTCGACCACGTCGGCGTGGCCGACGACAAACTCGTCGCCAACCGCGTTGATGTGCAACGTATTTAGCCACCCGTTCACCGGGTCCGAACGCTACGACGACCGACTGTGGCCGGCAATCACAGGAAGCTAGTCCAAGGTGACGGTTACGGCTTTGACTTGCGTATAGGATAGCAATTCCTCCGTGGACTCTTCGGATCCAACGCCTGATGATTTCCGGCCGCCGAATGGCAACCCCCAGTAGTGGCGTGCACTGCCGTTTATCCATACGTAGCCGGCATCAAGCTCGCCAGCCATGCGATGGGCTTGGCGCAGGTCGTTGGTCCACACCGCCGCTGTCAATCCGAAGTCGACGCCATTGGCGACTTCGACCGCCTCGGCCTCGTCACGGACTGTTAGCACCGAAAGAACAGGCCCGAATATTTCGTCGCGGGCGACGGCGGCCTGCGGCGTCACGTCGCCCAACACGGTCGGAGCGACATACCAGCCTTTATCGCCAACGCCCTCCGCACGCCCTCCCCCCGTGAGTACGCTGGCGCCGGCCGCCCGTCCTGATTCGATGGCCCGCAACGACTTCGCGTATTGCGCTTGGTCGATGACAGGTCCCATGTCTGTGCCCTCAGCGAGCGGGTGGCCCACCTTGATGGCAGCGACCTGATCTACGACCGAATTGATGACCTCGTCAGCGATCGACTCGTGCAGCAGCAGTCTGCTTGTCGATCCACAGGATTGGCCCGCGGTGGTGGTGAAGTTCATCCCGGCGACGGCGCTTTTCGCCGCCGCTTCAAGATCGGCGTCCGGCATGACGATCATGGGGTTCTTGCCGCCGAGTTCGAGCGTGACGTATTTGACGCCGTGCTCTGCAGCCAACCGCTGGATATGCCTACCCGTGCCAGGGGATCCGATGAAGCCGATTCGCCGGACCAATGGATGAGTGACCAGCGCGGCGCCGGCAGTTGCGCCACGCCCGGTTACGACCCCAAACAGGCCCTCTGGCAACACTTCCCTCGCCAACTCGGCGAGGCGGATGGCCGAGAGCGGGGTTTGATCGGGAGCTTTCAACACCACGGCGTTTCCCGCCATGAGTGGAGCAGCGATCTTAGATCCTGCGAACAGAACAGGATGATTGAAGGGCACGATGCGAGCGACCACGCCATAGGGCTGCTGCAGCGTGTAGTGGAGGTTCGCGGAGAGTGGAATAGTACGTCCGCCGATATCAAGTGCGGCGTCTGCCATCAGCTCGAGCACTTCGCCCGCCCAGTTCACATCGTCGCGCATCGCGGGCAGGGGAAAGCCACCGTCAATCGCGTCGAGCAGCGCGAGTTCTTCGGCGTGTTCTCGCATGAGTGTCGCCAAAGCTCGCAGCATGGTGCCGCGCTGCCGCGGCGTCCGCAGTGCCCAGTCACGTTGGGCAGCATGCGCAATCGCCACCACCTGGTCGACATCTTCGGCGTTGCAGTCCGGCACCTGTGTCAATACGCCCCCGGTACACGGGTCGTCCACGTCGTAGACGCCATCGGTCGCCAACGTCGCACCACCTAGCGGAAGCGTCCACGTCCTCTCGACTGCCCTCAGCGCGTCGTCGATCACGGCATCTCCTTTAACCACACAGCACGCGGCTGCGACTCGCGGCCCACTGTTTTCTTTCCAATGGACACCTCCTCCGCAAAGCAGAGAGTCTAACTTACTGCGCCCGAGCTATCCAGGGGTCGTGCATGCCGGTCCGCTCTATCACCGCACGGTTCTAAAGAACGCGCGGACATCTTCGACGAAGAGGTCCGGTTGCTCGAACGCGGCGAAGTGCCCGCCGCGCGGCATGGTCGTCCAATGGGTGATGTTGTAACTCGGCTCGCACCAGCTTCGTGTTACGCGCAGAACCTCCTTCGGGAAGGCCGCAATGCCGGTCGGTATTTCGACACGACCTATCGCGCCCAAGTGCTTGAAGCTCTCCCAATACAACCGCGCCGAGGAAGCGCCGGTGTTGGTCGCCCAGTACATCATGACGTTGTCGAGGAGCTCATCGCGGTGGAGCACGTTCTCGGGGTTGCCGTCGCAGTCCATCCACGCCCAGAATTTCTCGACGATCCAGGCCAATTGTCCGACTGGCGAATCGGCCAGCCCGTACCCGACGGTCTGTGGCCGGGTGGACTGCTGCTCGGAATAGCCCGTGCCCCAACGCTGGTGGTGCGTCAATGCGGCCAGCGCCTCCCGCTCTTCCTCCGACGAATCGGCGATGTCCCCCGCCGGAGGATAAGCGATCGGCATGTTCAGATGGATGGCGGCGCAGTGGCCGCGGTGGCGGCCCATCTGGGTGGTGACGGCTGCGCCCCAATCGCCGCCTTGGGCGCCGTAGCGCGCGTAGCCGAGGCGCAGCATGAGCGTCTCCCATGCCTGCGCGATCTTGTCCACACCCCACCCGTGGCGGATGGGCCTGCCGGAGAAGCCGTATCCGGGAAGCGACGGACAGACGACGTGGAAGGCGTCCTCCACCTGTCCCCCGTGGGCAGTCGGATTGGTCAGCGGCTCAATCACTTTGTGAAACTCGACGATTGAGCCGGGCCAGCCGTGGGTGATGAGCAGCGGGAAAGCGTCTTGGTGCGGGGATCGCTGGTGGATGAAATGGATGTCCAAGCCATCGATTTCGGTGATGAACTGAGCGAATCGGTTGAGCGCGGCTTCACGCGACCGCCAGTCGTATCCGCTCGCCCAGTATTCGGCCAGTTCCCGGGTGTAACCCAACGGGATGCCCTGGCTCCAGTCCGCTACGCATTCAGCTTCCGGCCAACGGGTCTGTGACAAACGCGTTCGCAGATCATCGAGAACTTCATCGGCAACGTCGATGCGAAACGGTCTCACCGCGGGTCGGGCACTCAAGGCTGCTCCTCACACGCTGCCTGCGGCTCGCGGGCAGCCGCGGCCGTGTCTGGAATACTGCTCATATCGGCTCGAAACCCGATATCAGCCAACGGTTTCCGACTCTGTCGAGGGTCACCCGAACGACGGAGTCAGTATCTGTCGGCGCGTCATTGCCCACTACGGTGGTTTGGTCGACGAACACCAGCACTACGGCATGGTTTTCACTGGCGGAGACGGAGGCGGCACCAGTCACCTTGGCGGTGGCCGAGATTCGTTTCTGCTGTGCTCCAGGAATCACGACATCATCAGTCAACGAGGTGTATGAATCGCGAAACGGCCCTGTCAGTCCCTCGCGCGCAGCCTTCAGCTTCGCGGTTGCCGTGTCAGGTGCGTAGGAGAGCATCGCGACCGTCGCTTCGGTTGCGATCTGAGCGGTTTGCGCCCGAGCGCGGTCGGCATCATCGGCGGTCGCTTCCTGGTATTTGAAGTAGCCCGCGCCGAGCGCCAACAGCAGGGCGACAGCCGGCAACACCCAGAATCCGAGCACGCGCACGATGTTGCCGCGACGTCTGCCTGGTGTGGCGCCATCGTGGGTGTCCTCGCATTCTGGGGCGACGCCGGCAGCCTGATCGTCGCACTCGACTTTCCCTGGTGAGTTCGTCATGCCACGAACTCCACGTCAGAGACCTTCGCGTCGTTGCCGACTTTCTGCACCGTGACGCGCATTCGCCATGTTCGGGGTTCGCGATCTGGCCCCTCGCCGACAGTGGTCTTCACGTTGACAGCGACCAGCACCTGGGCCGTGTCACGGGACTGCGACTCCAAGCCGGCCTCGGTGATGGTGCCCTCCGATTTCGACTTCACCTTGTTGACCACATCGATGAATGGTTGTGACCGCTGGGCGAACTCGTCGTAGAACTTGCCTGTGGCTGAGTCGAGAATGCGCTTCACATCGGCGTCTGCGTGCTGCCAGTCGATCGTGGTCAGATTCAGTGCGCCTTGACGTCCGACCTGCACGAACAGCTGGCGCTGTTCGAAGGCCTGATGCGCTTGGTAGGCCCGGTAGCCCAGCCAACCGGTCAGTGCGGCCAACGTCACGACCGCTACCAACCCCATCACGAGCCCCAGTCGCTGCGGCGGCATTGGGCTTCGCCAGGCGCGCGTGGCGACCCGCGACAGTTCGTCGTTGACACCTTCGGGCGGGTCGCCGCCGCTGGCATCCGTCCTGTCAGCGCCCATTTCGGGGGCGACATCGACGGTGTCATCAGGGGCAGGCGAGGGCGGTGTGTGGTCGTCGCGGACGGGTTCGTCGGTATCCCCGGTGGTTTGCGTTGTCACGGTTCACCGTCCTTTGGCGGAAGCAGCATGTCCTGCCAGGTGTGCTGCCCGGCAGCGTTCCGAGCCAGATCCGCTTGCCGGTACTGTTTGCCATCCGGTCCGATGTAAATGCCGGTGCTCGGGTCGTACTCGGCGACCGCAATCGGGGCGGTCACCGGTACCGAGGTGGGCGGCGGCGTTCCTGGCGGCGGCTGCGGAACTGGCTGACCGGACAGCGTCGCGTTCGGGTCGCCTTTCCAGTTGGCGCCGTCGTTGAGAGGTACGTAGTTTTCGTCGCTTTCGCACATCTTCACCGTCGGCGCCCGCTTTCCCGGTCGTGTTTCACAGGGCAGGTTGCGGGCGCCGCGAACGTTCGTGAGGCCGGAATCCTGTGGTATCCGGCAGTACAAGTCACCGGCCGGTTTCGGTGGGTAATCGACCTCAGACATTGC includes:
- a CDS encoding aromatic-ring-hydroxylating dioxygenase subunit beta translates to MTSTLPQESSRAASVSRDVRDEIEDFLFHEAELLDRDEHEAWLGVLTSDVLYLARVRQTLRRAGGSGFSDHSMHLSDNYTSLQMRVLRHQTLSDWAEDPPSRIRHFITNVRVRQGEDSGGYQVTSNALLVRTRADEAKSETISAERQDIIRREETGWKLARREILLDHTTLPTHNLSFWI
- a CDS encoding MarR family winged helix-turn-helix transcriptional regulator, which translates into the protein MSRNSLADEVWRGMAALVADNSGSWRRAAVDRTGLPFSRIRILLRLARGSMTLTEVARAVAIDAPAATVAVNDLEDRGLVMRQMVADNRRRKMVWLTDGGWAMVATINAIDDPAPEAVAALDNNELTVLRELTGKIGAHSRGQLRDRVADSESGC
- a CDS encoding 2,3-butanediol dehydrogenase, coding for MRAAVYHGREEVRIEEVRDPSPAPGEVVIEIARAGICGTDLHEYLAGPMHASPGVIMGHEYSGTVVATGSQVDRLAEGDRVCGVGVFGCGRCGPCEQGAEALCVDVGFIGFAVNGALARYAALPAKALFPIPEEISFAQAAVVEPIASAYHAVRRSRLAAGETVFIAGAGPIGLALVQFALAVGASQVIVSEVSASRRAAAQQIGATCVIDPLAEDPLEVVATSTTGHGIDVSFDAAGVQPALDVALAVLRPRGRLIVVAIWEGPAGIDINRNVMREAQIGFSFCYEAQWQVPEILDLIATGAINPSDLITDELPLDAVVSRGFEELRANRDAHIKILIDPSA
- a CDS encoding thiolase family protein; translation: MTWPRDKACISGVGHTAYRRGGPASQTELDLQVEAAQAAIVDAGLSACEIDGLICPINGGTAEDLIANLGLKHVRYAVTSHTGGAASVAGLATAVMAVWSGAARHVLIPAGWCGYSGPRARGMASGPDMAIGKVVRDYYAPQGAVSAVHQYALIADRYMRTYQIPPEAMGAVAVSFRANAQLNPNAVMRDRALTMQEYLDGPPISTPLRLFDCSLETDGAAAVVVSAPERAVDGPHRPVFVMSVAEGRPFPVDEFANRADPLEIGLADAAPRAFASAGVTPADIDLLQVYDSFTFNVLRQIEAAGFCKPGEAADFVLDGHIAADGSLPTNLNGGLLSEAHVQGMNNVVEAVRQLRGGLAQRQVEDAELAAVTGMGGGWGTGALAILRR
- a CDS encoding aldehyde dehydrogenase family protein — encoded protein: MIDDALRAVERTWTLPLGGATLATDGVYDVDDPCTGGVLTQVPDCNAEDVDQVVAIAHAAQRDWALRTPRQRGTMLRALATLMREHAEELALLDAIDGGFPLPAMRDDVNWAGEVLELMADAALDIGGRTIPLSANLHYTLQQPYGVVARIVPFNHPVLFAGSKIAAPLMAGNAVVLKAPDQTPLSAIRLAELAREVLPEGLFGVVTGRGATAGAALVTHPLVRRIGFIGSPGTGRHIQRLAAEHGVKYVTLELGGKNPMIVMPDADLEAAAKSAVAGMNFTTTAGQSCGSTSRLLLHESIADEVINSVVDQVAAIKVGHPLAEGTDMGPVIDQAQYAKSLRAIESGRAAGASVLTGGGRAEGVGDKGWYVAPTVLGDVTPQAAVARDEIFGPVLSVLTVRDEAEAVEVANGVDFGLTAAVWTNDLRQAHRMAGELDAGYVWINGSARHYWGLPFGGRKSSGVGSEESTEELLSYTQVKAVTVTLD
- a CDS encoding MFS transporter, with the protein product MSVLIVSLDATIVNVAIPSIRAGLSASPAQMQWVFDIYTLMIASLLLLAGAMADRFGRRRIFQIGLTVFALASLVCSAAPNVETLIGARFLQAIGGSMLTPAALSIVTQVFTGKVERARVIGIWGGVVGISMAFGPIVGGLLIEYVDWRAVFWINVPICLLAIMLTAIFVPESNSATMRHVDVIGLALGMAFLFGLVFVLIEGPEMGWTDTRVSVIGCLAALAFTLFLRYESGRLDPFVDLRFFRSIPFSSATAIAVCAFALWGAFLFMMSLYLQGERGLSAVHTGLMFLPVAGTALIFSPVSGRLVGRFGARPSLMIAGVFITAGTLMLAKSSDATALWQLLVAFGIIGVGTSMVNAPITNTAVSGMPTDRAGAASAVASTSRQVGVSIGVALCGSVVSPALGDAKVDFAAAARPLWLVFAGVGVLIFAIGVYSTSGRALRSAEKLAPLIAGGDPRREATGVA
- a CDS encoding epoxide hydrolase family protein; this translates as MRPFRIDVADEVLDDLRTRLSQTRWPEAECVADWSQGIPLGYTRELAEYWASGYDWRSREAALNRFAQFITEIDGLDIHFIHQRSPHQDAFPLLITHGWPGSIVEFHKVIEPLTNPTAHGGQVEDAFHVVCPSLPGYGFSGRPIRHGWGVDKIAQAWETLMLRLGYARYGAQGGDWGAAVTTQMGRHRGHCAAIHLNMPIAYPPAGDIADSSEEEREALAALTHHQRWGTGYSEQQSTRPQTVGYGLADSPVGQLAWIVEKFWAWMDCDGNPENVLHRDELLDNVMMYWATNTGASSARLYWESFKHLGAIGRVEIPTGIAAFPKEVLRVTRSWCEPSYNITHWTTMPRGGHFAAFEQPDLFVEDVRAFFRTVR
- a CDS encoding CaiB/BaiF CoA-transferase family protein, with translation MSANMESLFDGLTILELGHVIAAPFAASLMGDFGAQVIKIEDPGSGDMLRRSGPTKDEVHLWWKSAARNKSSVAIDLRVAEGQALVRQMVEQADVVIENFRPGTLERWGLGWADLHVSNPRLIMLRISGYGQIGPESAKPGYGRVGEAMSGAVQITGHPDRPPTHFGFSLGDVTTGIMGAFAVAGALFKRESIGNRFNGECIDLALYESLFRGIDWQVILYDQLKFVAERHGNEFQVSPSPVSDTYLSRDGVWYTVASGTVRSVQCLLDLVGGIALRTDPKYATQELQMLHRNELGEMVRQWFADNDSDFVEKACASAGVVAARIFTPAEMFTSATFAARQSVVEVADEDLGPVRVTGVVPRLTNFPGSVRSTGPRLGIDGRRVLTEWLGLADSRYEALVAGGVVGSVDVEDKVAGP
- a CDS encoding Rieske 2Fe-2S domain-containing protein, with amino-acid sequence MALDAKTMRLLENARGSVLKGRLPASLIANEALYKLEIARVFGRTWQFLCHEDEIPNAGDYVVRYIADNSIIVARQQDMTVRAMSNSCRHRGTLVCRTEAGNESAFQCPYHGWTYRNNGDLIAIPAQQAVYGAAFDKSRLGLRAVPMLDSYAGLVFGCVSDEAPGLDEYLGDMRWYIDLMMKKSPEGVQAWGAPQRWVIDANWKTGADNFVGDGYHTVMTHRSMCELGLLPPDNVAVSPAHVSLSGGHGAGVLGAPPGIPAPPYMGYPEEIVARLSQGYEDEVHGEMLKRTMFIHGNVFPNLSFLNAFIAKDGQSMPVPILTLRQWRPLDAGRMEVWSWFFVERSAPEDFKQQSFETYVRTFGVAGVFEQDDAEIFQAITKGTRGELAGGIELNLEMGLDNLAPDPTWLGPGRPLASGYAEQNQREYWKQYFDYMATPRRDENV